The following coding sequences are from one Candidatus Poribacteria bacterium window:
- a CDS encoding LamG domain-containing protein: MKNAVLTYKFSRYGIVCFLVALSMIFAPFVSANFEEGLVLNHHYDEGQGTLAADASGHGHDGEISNPEWVDGKFGKALRFGGEGSDVFVTVESTAALNVNQCTFMAWINADHWNGVRQIVGKSVHGGCGGRTQYGLFSEGGVFKLRFETENGRADISTDLPPTGEWVHVAFTNDGAMAKIYINGSSVVEGAVPGPLRANDDPWRIGQDCERLNYVFAGAIDEVRLWNRALTTADIGELMPSAVAVDARGKLATTWGSIKTAH, encoded by the coding sequence ATGAAGAATGCAGTATTGACTTACAAATTCTCGCGTTACGGGATTGTGTGTTTCTTGGTAGCGTTGTCCATGATCTTCGCGCCGTTTGTCTCAGCTAACTTTGAAGAGGGACTCGTCCTGAATCACCATTACGATGAGGGACAAGGCACACTCGCCGCGGATGCGAGTGGACATGGGCACGATGGCGAAATTTCTAATCCAGAGTGGGTTGATGGTAAATTTGGGAAAGCACTCAGGTTTGGTGGTGAAGGCAGCGACGTTTTCGTCACCGTTGAGAGTACCGCTGCCTTGAATGTGAACCAGTGTACGTTTATGGCGTGGATTAACGCCGATCATTGGAATGGGGTACGCCAAATTGTTGGCAAGTCCGTTCACGGTGGTTGCGGTGGTAGAACGCAATACGGACTGTTTAGTGAAGGTGGTGTTTTCAAACTCCGCTTTGAAACTGAAAACGGCAGAGCCGACATTTCAACGGATCTCCCGCCAACCGGTGAATGGGTTCACGTCGCTTTTACCAACGATGGTGCAATGGCGAAAATCTATATTAATGGTAGCTCAGTTGTTGAAGGCGCGGTCCCGGGTCCACTGAGAGCCAACGACGATCCGTGGCGTATCGGACAGGATTGTGAACGTCTCAACTACGTCTTCGCAGGTGCTATAGACGAAGTACGTCTCTGGAACCGTGCGTTGACGACTGCTGATATTGGTGAGCTAATGCCTTCAGCCGTTGCTGTTGACGCTCGCGGAAAATTGGCGACCACTTGGGGCAGTATCAAAACTGCTCATTAA
- a CDS encoding rhodanese-like domain-containing protein yields the protein MMETYKGYENPQLVISAEELKGTLDEQTYCIVDTRPTYEYIQGHIPGALHLDLFGLSLIDTRKESFDTFMWMIAYLFQQRGLDPSKPIVWYEDISGTRASRGFWFCEYLGHPETRLLDGGFKAWLAADGPVSTAGVEPPEVPPFPINAQHDIHMDADVIRVLLNRNDFVPLDTRTDDEHYGRVARAERAGAIPGSIHIEWLNNLDDAGAFKPADELRQMYENVGITPEKQVMCY from the coding sequence ATGATGGAAACCTATAAAGGTTATGAAAATCCACAGCTGGTTATCTCTGCGGAGGAATTGAAAGGCACACTCGACGAGCAAACGTACTGCATCGTCGATACCCGACCAACTTATGAATATATCCAAGGACACATCCCTGGGGCACTTCATTTAGATTTGTTCGGATTGAGCCTCATTGACACTCGAAAAGAGAGTTTTGATACCTTTATGTGGATGATAGCATACCTATTTCAGCAACGCGGACTCGATCCGAGCAAGCCGATTGTATGGTATGAAGACATCTCAGGAACGCGTGCCTCGCGAGGGTTTTGGTTCTGCGAGTACTTAGGGCATCCCGAAACCCGTTTATTGGACGGCGGCTTCAAGGCGTGGTTAGCAGCAGACGGACCTGTGAGTACAGCCGGTGTTGAGCCACCGGAGGTACCGCCTTTCCCAATAAACGCTCAACACGATATACACATGGATGCTGACGTGATCCGCGTCCTCCTAAACCGAAACGACTTTGTCCCACTCGATACCCGAACCGATGATGAACACTATGGTAGGGTCGCTCGCGCAGAACGCGCAGGTGCGATTCCGGGTTCAATCCACATTGAGTGGCTCAATAATCTTGATGATGCAGGGGCTTTTAAACCGGCTGACGAACTTCGGCAGATGTACGAAAATGTCGGTATTACACCGGAAAAGCAGGTCATGTGCTACTGA
- a CDS encoding LamG domain-containing protein codes for MKLAICLSIALLLMATPLVMSIGPAEFLDGLVLYHPYDEGKGAKAEDLSENEHEGVIDNPKWVNGKFGKALEFGGPGSDVFVTVESTAKLNVDEFSFMAWINSEEWNGVRQIVGKSVHGGCGGRVQYGVFSEGGVFKIRLETESGRADIATDLPETGEFVHIAFTNDTKKTKIYYDGKEVQEGDTPGKLKANDDPWRVGQDCDRLQYVFAGIIDEVRLWNRALSEDEINTFMDQGVEALAVEATGKLSTTWSRLKAGL; via the coding sequence ATGAAATTGGCTATTTGTTTATCCATCGCATTACTTTTGATGGCGACACCCTTGGTTATGTCCATTGGTCCAGCAGAATTTCTGGACGGCTTGGTGCTATACCATCCCTATGATGAAGGGAAAGGGGCTAAGGCTGAGGATTTGAGTGAAAACGAACACGAGGGTGTAATTGACAACCCGAAATGGGTTAATGGAAAATTCGGAAAGGCGTTGGAATTTGGGGGTCCAGGCAGTGACGTTTTTGTCACCGTTGAAAGCACCGCCAAGTTGAACGTGGATGAATTCTCGTTTATGGCGTGGATCAACTCCGAGGAATGGAACGGTGTCCGTCAAATCGTCGGTAAATCCGTTCATGGCGGATGCGGCGGTAGGGTCCAATACGGCGTGTTCAGTGAAGGCGGTGTCTTCAAAATCCGTCTTGAAACCGAATCGGGGCGCGCCGATATTGCAACCGATTTGCCTGAGACTGGGGAATTTGTGCATATCGCTTTCACCAACGATACCAAGAAAACCAAAATCTACTATGACGGCAAAGAGGTGCAGGAGGGAGATACGCCCGGTAAACTCAAAGCCAACGATGATCCGTGGCGGGTTGGGCAGGATTGCGACCGTCTCCAGTATGTTTTTGCAGGGATTATCGACGAAGTTCGCCTCTGGAATCGTGCATTGAGCGAGGATGAAATCAATACGTTTATGGATCAGGGCGTAGAGGCACTCGCTGTTGAAGCAACTGGGAAACTTTCCACAACCTGGAGCCGTCTTAAAGCAGGACTTTAA
- a CDS encoding acetyl-CoA carboxylase carboxyltransferase subunit beta, with product MPRTSKKVSCRNCDAQITEKAFAKNLKVCPHCDHHHYMSAYERLDLIVDADSFEEYDADLYSIDSLEFPEYPEKLERDVAKTGLRSEMLSGIANIGGYSTAIAIGDVGFIGGTCGSVIGEKVTRCIERALENRLPLMIVSVSGGMRMQEGTLALMQMAKTAAACAEYAKSGLFYISVVTDPTFGGATASYTSLGDVIVAEPGARIGFAGPLAVASLREELPENFQKAESLLEHGFVDAVVHRSEMRQMLTDLIAFAA from the coding sequence ATGCCCCGAACTTCAAAAAAAGTTTCATGTAGAAATTGCGATGCACAGATTACGGAAAAGGCATTCGCTAAAAATCTCAAGGTTTGCCCGCACTGCGACCACCATCACTATATGAGTGCTTATGAGCGGCTCGATCTCATTGTAGATGCGGACAGTTTTGAGGAATACGATGCAGACCTTTACTCGATTGATTCGCTGGAGTTCCCAGAATATCCGGAGAAGTTGGAGAGAGATGTCGCCAAAACAGGTCTCAGATCCGAGATGCTTTCCGGCATAGCCAATATCGGTGGGTATTCAACTGCTATTGCGATTGGTGATGTGGGATTTATAGGCGGCACATGTGGCTCTGTCATCGGTGAAAAGGTTACCCGATGTATCGAGCGTGCCCTTGAAAACCGGTTACCGTTGATGATCGTCTCTGTAAGTGGTGGAATGCGGATGCAGGAAGGCACACTCGCTTTGATGCAGATGGCGAAAACCGCTGCTGCTTGCGCTGAGTATGCGAAATCCGGACTTTTTTATATCTCCGTTGTCACCGATCCGACGTTTGGTGGTGCAACCGCCAGTTATACTTCGCTCGGCGATGTAATTGTCGCTGAGCCGGGTGCGCGAATCGGCTTCGCAGGTCCGTTAGCTGTTGCCAGCCTTCGCGAAGAACTCCCCGAAAACTTTCAGAAAGCGGAGTCGTTGCTGGAACATGGGTTTGTTGATGCTGTTGTTCACCGCTCAGAGATGCGGCAAATGCTTACAGATCTAATTGCCTTCGCCGCTTAA
- a CDS encoding ATP-binding protein, which translates to MFWEEVKKHYQAGSAHQFLLHFNVQDLLHDDVYGYLPTAEYLSEQLNVLGCNLVLGYNTSQGIHFPNIGRWRATQRMLEVIPKYEKTGAFHFQSIATWIETFRRFREAEDVDIIEHDVDPQIARRRINATLAFDKPHEDPFVSLDPAPSEELQEKLNHLLHQDRATVGLIINFLEQLAPNDPSLSSASNDELQRFFNQIQNWASDLEIRKRKHIILLLTHNTFDVHSNLTTNPEIPLIEIPFPDYDQRHHFIEYLHNISDVSSQMRRSLGDARDREVLARETIGLNLFGIHDVVQQAESTEQKAGGESLVHYRRENLKAFSHGVLELGETQTNPSGDGWYVTRVIRDIADGMRHRDLRRVPRGMLLLGPPGTSKDYAARVLAGEANMTLVQLRYASQMGEVTININENGNTYDRNLNAAINFIRGISPTVVFMDGIEQVSPRTTMNPDDYEQAFPQALVNAMNDASLHGRVIWVGASQRPDLIPPIFRRYGVFDTKLIMLPPIGAGRAEILRIFCQGQASGNINFQSLVGGSETDGLTWRDLFLIVQRASNLAKRNGRDTFTEAELRQALNDFIPDYSREMQIFMGLLALREANSRIMVPDGLLPEYQEFVDDNRIDKTGINRRLMELSSQLGLNT; encoded by the coding sequence ATGTTTTGGGAAGAAGTAAAAAAACACTATCAAGCCGGGTCTGCACATCAATTTCTGCTCCATTTTAATGTGCAAGACTTGTTACACGACGATGTCTACGGATACTTGCCTACCGCTGAATATCTCTCTGAACAACTCAATGTGTTGGGATGTAATCTTGTCCTCGGGTATAATACGTCGCAAGGTATTCATTTCCCCAATATTGGACGGTGGCGAGCCACCCAAAGAATGTTAGAGGTAATCCCAAAGTATGAAAAGACAGGTGCCTTCCATTTCCAGAGTATAGCGACATGGATAGAGACATTTCGGCGTTTTCGAGAAGCGGAAGACGTAGATATTATTGAACACGACGTGGATCCGCAAATAGCGCGTCGAAGAATTAATGCCACTTTAGCATTTGACAAACCCCATGAAGACCCATTTGTCAGTCTTGATCCCGCACCTTCGGAGGAGTTGCAAGAGAAACTTAATCATCTCTTGCATCAAGACAGAGCGACGGTTGGATTGATTATCAACTTTCTGGAGCAGCTCGCACCGAACGATCCATCCTTGAGCAGTGCCTCTAACGATGAATTGCAGCGCTTTTTCAATCAGATACAGAATTGGGCATCCGACTTGGAGATCCGAAAGCGGAAACATATCATTCTGCTCCTCACTCATAATACGTTTGATGTCCATTCAAATCTCACGACAAATCCTGAGATTCCTCTCATAGAAATTCCGTTCCCTGACTATGACCAACGCCACCATTTTATTGAGTACCTCCATAACATTTCAGATGTTTCATCGCAAATGCGGAGGAGTCTCGGTGATGCACGGGACAGAGAAGTTTTGGCACGTGAGACAATAGGATTGAACCTCTTCGGTATTCACGATGTTGTTCAACAGGCGGAATCTACAGAGCAGAAAGCCGGTGGTGAGTCGCTTGTACATTACCGGCGTGAGAATCTCAAGGCTTTCAGTCACGGGGTACTTGAACTCGGCGAAACCCAGACAAATCCCTCCGGTGATGGTTGGTATGTAACGCGGGTAATTCGGGATATCGCAGACGGTATGAGACATCGGGATCTGCGGCGTGTCCCACGAGGTATGCTCCTTCTTGGACCTCCTGGGACGAGTAAGGATTACGCCGCAAGGGTGCTCGCTGGTGAGGCAAACATGACGCTCGTCCAACTCCGCTACGCCAGTCAGATGGGTGAGGTGACGATAAATATCAATGAGAACGGGAACACTTATGATCGGAATCTAAATGCCGCCATTAATTTTATCCGAGGTATTTCACCGACGGTTGTCTTTATGGATGGGATTGAGCAGGTATCGCCACGTACCACAATGAATCCCGATGATTACGAACAAGCGTTTCCTCAAGCCCTCGTGAATGCGATGAATGATGCATCGTTACACGGCAGAGTAATATGGGTCGGGGCATCGCAACGTCCAGACTTAATACCCCCAATCTTTCGACGGTATGGCGTTTTTGATACCAAATTAATCATGCTACCCCCTATCGGTGCAGGCAGAGCGGAAATTCTAAGAATATTCTGCCAAGGACAAGCATCAGGCAACATCAATTTTCAATCGCTCGTCGGTGGCTCAGAAACAGATGGGTTGACTTGGCGAGACCTGTTTTTGATTGTCCAACGTGCGAGTAACCTCGCAAAACGCAATGGACGCGATACCTTCACTGAAGCTGAACTCCGTCAAGCACTCAACGACTTCATCCCGGATTATTCACGGGAGATGCAAATCTTCATGGGGTTGTTAGCATTGCGAGAAGCGAATTCGCGTATTATGGTTCCGGACGGTTTGTTACCAGAGTACCAAGAATTTGTCGATGACAATCGGATTGATAAAACAGGGATTAATAGGCGTTTGATGGAACTGAGCAGCCAACTTGGCTTGAATACTTGA
- a CDS encoding MATE family efflux transporter, whose product MKKTRGDLTRGSLLRHLLQLAGPITLSYILQEAFNIVDMIFVGRLGAGAIAAVGVSGNLIRLIGVFSLGISTGAGIMVAQNLGARNLAQAEHIAMQSILLAVFFSIGVTLVGYPLAEQGLLAVRMVDPEVLRLGTTYMHIILAGISTMFVSMTLGSIFRAGGDTVTPMMVLIFSTLINIGLDPLLIFGLWGFPKLGVAGSAYATLIGRGAGVIVLLYLCWSGRAPISLRRVRYQVDPVEMVDILRLGVYSSMQGFWRHISRLGFLWVIGPYGKTVVAAYTICMRLRILVMNPGFGIANAVVPLVGQNLGANQVERAEKSTRVANLVGAAIMAVVGAVFFLFPQTFIRIFTPETDVIEIGIVYLRFLAPTFGFIAFSLILGRALNGAGDTFSPMVITLAAQVGVGLGLVILLSHFIGLNGVWLGIALSNVVQGIAMWFWYRTGRWKAIKLVNKKKPRAA is encoded by the coding sequence ATGAAAAAAACACGGGGCGATTTAACCCGAGGGAGTCTGCTGCGCCACCTGCTACAACTCGCAGGTCCCATCACACTCAGTTACATTCTCCAAGAAGCATTCAACATTGTTGATATGATTTTCGTTGGCAGATTGGGAGCTGGCGCGATAGCAGCTGTTGGTGTGAGCGGGAATCTAATTCGGTTAATCGGGGTTTTCTCGCTCGGCATCTCAACGGGTGCCGGGATTATGGTGGCACAGAACCTCGGTGCGAGGAACCTCGCGCAAGCCGAACACATCGCCATGCAGTCAATCTTGTTAGCCGTTTTTTTTTCCATCGGTGTCACGCTCGTTGGTTATCCGTTGGCGGAACAGGGCTTGCTCGCTGTCCGAATGGTGGATCCAGAGGTGCTAAGGCTCGGCACCACTTATATGCACATCATTCTCGCCGGTATTAGTACAATGTTCGTTTCGATGACACTCGGCTCTATCTTCCGTGCAGGTGGCGACACAGTCACACCAATGATGGTACTGATCTTCTCAACGCTAATTAACATCGGACTTGATCCGTTGCTGATTTTTGGGTTGTGGGGATTCCCGAAACTTGGGGTAGCAGGTTCAGCGTATGCGACCCTTATTGGACGCGGGGCAGGTGTAATTGTTCTACTTTATCTCTGTTGGAGTGGACGCGCCCCTATTTCATTGCGGCGCGTTCGGTATCAGGTGGACCCGGTGGAAATGGTTGATATTTTAAGGCTCGGCGTTTATAGCTCGATGCAAGGGTTTTGGCGGCATATTTCGAGACTCGGTTTTCTATGGGTCATCGGACCGTACGGTAAGACGGTCGTCGCAGCATATACGATCTGTATGCGACTCAGAATTCTGGTAATGAACCCCGGTTTCGGCATCGCAAACGCTGTTGTGCCATTAGTCGGACAGAATTTAGGGGCAAACCAAGTAGAACGCGCCGAAAAATCGACGCGAGTGGCAAACCTTGTAGGTGCCGCAATTATGGCAGTGGTTGGCGCAGTTTTCTTCCTTTTTCCGCAAACCTTCATTCGGATTTTCACACCTGAAACAGATGTTATTGAAATTGGCATCGTTTATCTACGATTTCTCGCACCAACGTTTGGATTCATTGCTTTTTCGCTTATCTTAGGAAGAGCACTCAACGGTGCTGGAGATACCTTCTCTCCAATGGTGATTACGCTCGCAGCACAGGTAGGTGTTGGTTTGGGACTCGTGATCCTACTTTCACACTTCATTGGACTTAACGGCGTTTGGTTGGGTATCGCTCTCTCAAATGTTGTGCAAGGCATCGCGATGTGGTTCTGGTATCGTACTGGAAGATGGAAAGCAATAAAACTCGTCAATAAAAAGAAGCCAAGGGCGGCGTAA